One segment of Belonocnema kinseyi isolate 2016_QV_RU_SX_M_011 chromosome 7, B_treatae_v1, whole genome shotgun sequence DNA contains the following:
- the LOC117176416 gene encoding uncharacterized mitochondrial protein AtMg00810-like — MMRKFGAMPTNADPCVYVVDILVFSRNKGKILKLKEYLSQEFEIKDLGEPKYCLGIEFARDGNHIAMRQMGYIRDALEWFGMTDLKPVSTPMDVNVELTKSDQYPEVKERKLSFREMVDAIMYLAVATRPDSTCC, encoded by the coding sequence ATGATGAGGAAATTCGGAGCGATGCCAACTAACGCAGATCCTTGCGTGTACGTGGTCGACATTCTGGTCTTCTCCCGAAATAAAGGTAAGATTCTAAAATTAAAGGAATACCTCTCACAAGAATTCGAGATAAAGGATCTCGGCGAGCCGAAATACTGTCTTGGAATTGAATTTGCACGAGACGGGAATCATATTGCAATGCGCCAAATGGGATACATTAGAGATGCATTGGAATGGTTTGGAATGACAGATTTGAAACCTGTCAGTACTCCTATGGATGTAAATGTAGAACTGACAAAATCAGACCAGTATCCGGAAGTCAAGGAGAGGAAACTGTCTTTCAGAGAAATGGTGGATGCAATTATGTACTTAGCTGTTGCAACGAGACCTGACAGCACATGCTGTTAG